The segment CGCCAGCAGCTGGTCCTGTCCCTTGACCGGGCTGATCGTCCCGACGCAGAGGAGGTTGGTCCCCGCCGGCGTGCCCGTGGAGAGGGCTGCAGGGTCGACGCCGGGGTGCGCCACGTGCACGTCGGACGGCGCGACGTCGTATTCCTGCACCAGCCAGTCCCTGCACCACGCGCTCGTCGTGACCACCGACGCTGCGGCCGCGACCACCTGCCGCTCGACGATCCGGGCCAGCACGTCGTCGACACCGACCGGCAGGTGCACCAGGAGCACGACCCGCAGCCGCGCACCCGCCGGCACCATCACCTCCGGGAGCCGGGACGCGAGCAGCCCGTCGACCAGCACGACCGCCCCGTCCGGGATCCCGTCGAGGGCCCGGCGCAGGCCGTCCCGCCCGACATCTGCGGTCCACGGCCAGCCGCCCTCGACCTCGACGACCTCGACCTGCCGGCCGAGGTCGCGCAGCGCCACGCAGGCGCGGCGGTCGTAGGTGTTGCCGCCGCTCGGCCGGAGCGGGTCGTCGACCCCTCGCGGCACCAGGACGTGCAGGACC is part of the Nocardioides cavernae genome and harbors:
- a CDS encoding glycosyltransferase family 4 protein, with translation MTAGVLHVLVPRGVDDPLRPSGGNTYDRRACVALRDLGRQVEVVEVEGGWPWTADVGRDGLRRALDGIPDGAVVLVDGLLASRLPEVMVPAGARLRVVLLVHLPVGVDDVLARIVERQVVAAAASVVTTSAWCRDWLVQEYDVAPSDVHVAHPGVDPAALSTGTPAGTNLLCVGTISPVKGQDQLLAALCDLRDLTWHCTCAGADSVDLDFADLVLKTSAEMGLAGRFALAGALTGDALEAAYAGADLLVLPSRAETYGMVVAEALAHGLPVVATDVGGVREALGEVPGDGVPGILVRPGDPGALAAALRWWLTDAGLREELRARAVERRGHLAGWSVTAARVAAVVRGVAA